The following coding sequences lie in one Lolium perenne isolate Kyuss_39 chromosome 2, Kyuss_2.0, whole genome shotgun sequence genomic window:
- the LOC127336846 gene encoding subtilisin-like protease, protein MESFKLSLLASLLPFLLFNLVAAGDAGEELGTYIIHVQPQENHLFGSTDDRKAFHQSFLPKHGRLLHSYHHVASGFAARLTRRELDAISAMPGFVTAVRDVIYQTQTTHTPRFLGLDTARGTRNLSVGFGEGVIIGVLDTGVFPIHPSFSGKGMPPPPAKWKGRCDFKGSACNNKLIGAQTFISGSRARSPPTDEEGHGTHTSSTAAGAHVPGAQVLGQASGDASGMAPRAHLAMYKVCNEEGCASVDILAGIDAAVSDGCDVLSMSLGGPSMPFYQDSLAIGTFAAAEKGIFVSMAAGNSGPLHSTLSNEAPWMLTVAASTMDRLILAKVIIGGGLSFDGESVYHPAFNLSGPLFFPLVYAGASARPFAQFCGNGSLDGFDVKGKIVLCDRGNNVGRVDKGAEVLRAGGAGMILANQFIDGYSTLADAHVLPASHVSFVAGLEIKAYIKSTSNPEAMISFFQGTVLGTSPAPAITSFSSRGPSIQSPGILKPDITGPGVSVLAAWPFQVGPPRFDLRPTFNIISGTSMSTPHLSGIAALIKSNHPDWSPAQIKSAIMTTADATDRSGTPILNEQHIPADLFAVGAGHVNAEKAVDPGLVFDISTDDYIGYLCGKYTDHEVSVIARRRVHCSAVTAISEYELNYPSVSVPFTQETQMSTKWVYRTAKNVGEEPAVYYAHVDMPANSCVSVSVFPSSLSFAQTNHEQRFLIIVSATNSSATALQGAVRWVSERHTVRIPISATFAAE, encoded by the coding sequence ATGGAAAGCTTCAAGCTCTCTTTGCTGGCCTCCCTTCTCCCATTCCTCCTCTTCAACCTTGTCGCCGCCGGGGATGCCGGGGAGGAGCTTGGCACGTACATCATCCACGTGCAGCCCCAGGAGAACCACCTGTTCGGCTCGACCGACGACCGAAAGGCGTTTCACCAGTCCTTCCTCCCCAAGCATGGCCGTCTCCTGCACTCGTACCACCACGTCGCCAGCGGCTTCGCGGCGCGGCTTACACGGCGGGAGCTCGACGCCATCTCCGCCATGCCCGGATTCGTGACCGCCGTGCGAGACGTGATCTACCAGACACAGACGACGCACACGCCGCGATTCCTCGGGCTTGACACAGCCCGGGGCACGAGGAACTTGTCGGTCGGTTTCGGCGAAGGCGTCATTATCGGGGTGCTCGACACCGGCGTCTTCCCCATCCACCCCTCCTTCAGCGGCAAGGGCATGCCGCCACCGCCGGCCAAGTGGAAGGGGAGGTGCGACTTCAAAGGCTCCGCGTGCAACAACAAGCTCATTGGAGCTCAGACTTTCATCAGTGGCAGCCGCGCCCGCAGTCCACCGACTGACGAGGAAGGGCATGGCACGCACACTTCCAGCACTGCGGCAGGAGCCCACGTTCCGGGCGCTCAGGTGCTTGGTCAGGCCAGCGGAGACGCGTCCGGGATGGCGCCACGTGCGCACTTAGCCATGTATAAGGTTTGCAACGAGGAGGGCTGCGCCAGCGTGGACATCCTCGCCGGCATCGACGCCGCCGTGTCCGACGGCTGCGACGTCTTATCCATGTCGCTCGGCGGGCCGTCGATGCCATTCTACCAAGACAGCCTCGCCATCGGCACGTTCGCCGCCGCGGAGAAGGGTATCTTCGTCAGCATGGCGGCCGGCAACTCGGGTCCACTCCACAGCACGCTGTCAAACGAGGCGCCCTGGATGCTCACCGTCGCCGCCAGCACCATGGATCGTTTGATCCTCGCCAAGGTAATCATCGGAGGCGGACTCTCCTTCGATGGCGAGTCAGTGTACCATCCGGCGTTCAACCTCTCGGGGCCTCTCTTCTTCCCGCTTGTGTATGCCGGCGCGAGCGCGAGGCCCTTCGCCCAGTTCTGCGGCAACGGCTCGCTGGACGGCTTCGATGTGAAGGGCAAGATCGTGCTATGCGACCGGGGAAACAACGTCGGAAGGGTGGACAAGGGTGCCGAAGTGCTGAGAGCTGGAGGCGCCGGCATGATCCTGGCCAACCAGTTCATCGACGGCTACAGCACACTCGCGGACGCGCACGTTCTCCCGGCCTCGCACGTCAGCTTCGTCGCCGGACTAGAGATCAAGGCCTACATCAAATCCACGTCGAACCCGGAGGCAATGATCTCCTTCTTCCAAGGTACGGTCCTCGGCACGTCGCCAGCGCCGGCCATCACCTCCTTCTCCTCCCGCGGACCCAGCATCCAGAGCCCCGGAATTCTGAAGCCCGACATCACGGGCCCAGGCGTCAGCGTGCTTGCGGCGTGGCCGTTCCAGGTCGGCCCGCCAAGGTTCGACCTCAGGCCCACCTTCAACATCATATCCGGCACGTCCATGTCCACGCCGCACCTCAGCGGCATCGCGGCGCTGATCAAGAGCAACCATCCGGACTGGTCGCCGGCGCAGATCAAATCCGCCATCATGACCACCGCCGATGCCACCGACCGCTCCGGCACGCCAATACTCAACGAGCAGCACATTCCCGCCGACCTCTTCGCCGTCGGGGCCGGCCACGTCAACGCGGAGAAGGCCGTGGATCCAGGCTTGGTCTTTGACATTTCCACCGACGACTACATCGGCTACCTCTGCGGCAAGTACACGGACCACGAGGTCTCGGTGATCGCGCGCCGCCGGGTGCACTGCTCGGCCGTGACGGCCATCTCAGAATACGAGCTGAACTACCCGTCGGTCTCTGTACCGTTCACGCAGGAGACGCAGATGTCTACGAAGTGGGTGTATCGCACGGCGAAGAACGTCGGAGAGGAGCCGGCGGTGTACTACGCCCACGTCGACATGCCGGCGAACAGCTGTGTGAGCGTCAGCGTATTCCCGAGCTCGCTCTCGTTCGCCCAGACGAACCACGAGCAGAGGTTCCTGATAATCGTGTCGGCGACGAATAGCAGCGCCACGGCGCTGCAGGGCGCGGTCCGCTGGGTGTCGGAGAGGCACACCGTGAGGATCCCCATTTCAGCCACCTTTGCTGCGGAATAG
- the LOC127330800 gene encoding subtilisin-like protease, with product MESFKLCLLAFLLPFLFLALVATGETGDELSTYVIHVQPQESHLFGTSDDRKAFHQSFLPEHGRLLHSYYHVTSGFAARLTRRELDAISAMPGFVAAVPNVIYHVQTTHTPQFLGLNTDLGTRNLSVGLGDGVIVGVLDTGIFPNHPSFSGAGMPLPPAKWKGRCDFNGSACNNKLIGARSFISGSSPGTPPTDEEGHGTHTSSTAAGAIVPGAQVLGQASGVASGMAPRAHLAMYKVCDDFGCASVDILAGIDAAVSDGCDVISMSLGGESLPFYQDSIAVGTFAAAEKGIFVSMAAGNSGPLNSTLSNEAPWMLTVAAGTMDRLILSRVILGNGVSFDGESVYQPNTSSSAVPLVYAGASSTPFAQFCGNGSLDGFDVKGKIVLCERGNNVARIDKGAEVLRAGGAGMILTNQFIDGYSTLADAHVLPASHVSYAAGVAIKTYINSTANPTAQISFGGTVLGTSPAPAITSFSSRGPSIQNPGILKPDITGPGVSVLAAWPFQVGPPRFDFRPTFNIISGTSMSTPHLSGIAALIKSKHPDWSPAAIKSAIMTTADFNDRSGAPILNEQHKPADLFATGAGFVNPEKAVDPGLVYDMYNDGYIGYLCGLYTNRECSVIARRPVDCSAVAVIPQSALNYPSISVAFVKDWNPLAPVVVERTVKNVGEATAMYRAEVDMPAGSAVNVTVTPNVLWFGGKVQMQKFKVLVFPIKDSATAVQGAIRWVSDTHTVRSPVSATFPSR from the coding sequence ATGGAAAGCTTCAAGCTCTGCTTGCTGGCCTTCCTTCTCCCCTTCCTCTTCCTCGCCCTTGTCGCCACCGGAGAGACCGGAGACGAGCTTAGCACGTACGTCATCCACGTGCAGCCCCAGGAGAGCCACCTGTTCGGCACGTCCGACGACCGGAAGGCGTTTCACCAGTCCTTCCTCCCAGAGCACGGCCGTCTGCTCCACTCGTACTACCATGTCACCAGTGGCTTCGCAGCCCGGCTGACGcggcgcgagctcgacgcgatcTCTGCCATGCCCGGGTTCGTCGCCGCGGTACCGAACGTGATCTACCACGTGCAGACGACGCACACCCCGCAGTTTCTCGGGCTGAACACGGACCTGGGCACGAGGAACCTCTCCGTCGGGCTGGGCGACGGGGTTATCGTCGGGGTGCTCGACACGGGCATCTTCCCCAACCACCCCTCCTTCAGCGGCGCCGgcatgccgctgccgccggccaagTGGAAGGGCAGATGCGACTTCAACGGCTCCGCATGCAACAACAAGCTGATCGGCGCCCGGAGCTTCATCAGTGGCAGCAGCCCCGGCACCCCGCCGACGGACGAGGAAGGCCACGGCACACACACGTCGAGCACCGCGGCGGGAGCCATCGTGCCGGGCGCTCAGGTGCTCGGTCAGGCCAGCGGCGTCGCGTCCGGTATGGCGCCACGCGCGCACTTAGCCATGTACAAGGTCTGCGATGACTTTGGCTGCGCCAGCGTGGACATCCTCGCGGGCATCGACGCCGCCGTGTCTGACGGCTGCGACGTCATATCCATGTCGCTGGGCGGGGAGTCGCTGCCGTTCTACCAAGACAGCATCGCTGTCGGCACGTTCGCGGCCGCGGAGAAGGGGATATTTGTCAGCATGGCAGCCGGAAACTCCGGTCCACTCAATAGCACGTTGTCTAACGAGGCGCCCTGGATGCTCACCGTCGCCGCCGGCACAATGGACCGTCTGATCCTCTCAAGGGTGATCCTCGGAAACGGCGTCTCCTTCGACGGCGAGTCCGTCTACCAGCCAAACACCTCGTCGTCCGCTGTCCCGTTGGTCTACGCCGGCGCGAGTTCGACACCTTTCGCCCAGTTCTGTGGCAACGGCTCACTGGATGGCTTCGACGTCAAGGGCAAGATCGTGCTCTGCGAGCGCGGCAACAACGTCGCGAGGATTGACAAGGGCGCCGAGGTGCTGAGAGCAGGAGGCGCCGGCATGATTCTGACCAACCAGTTCATCGACGGGTACAGCACGCTCGCTGACGCGCACGTGCTCCCAGCTTCGCACGTCAGCTACGCCGCCGGAGTGGCGATTAAAACCTACATCAATTCTACCGCAAACCCGACGGCCCAGATTTCATTCGGCGGCACGGTCCTCGgcacgtcgccggcgccggcaatCACCTCCTTCTCCTCCCGTGGCCCCAGCATCCAGAACCCCGGCATTCTGAAGCCCGACATCACGGGCCCCGGCGTCAGCGTTCTCGCGGCGTGGCCGTTTCAGGTCGGCCCTCCAAGGTTCGACTTCCGGCCGACCTTCAACATCATCTCCGGGACTTCCATGTCGACGCCGCACCTCAGCGGCATCGCCGCGCTGATCAAGAGCAAGCACCCAGACTGGTCGCCCGCGGCGATCAAGTCCGCCATCATGACCACCGCCGACTTCAATGACCGCTCCGGCGCACCGATTCTCAACGAGCAGCATAAGCCAGCCGACTTATTCGCCACCGGAGCCGGCTTCGTCAATCCGGAGAAGGCCGTGGACCCTGGCCTGGTCTACGACATGTACAACGATGGCTACATCGGCTACCTCTGCGGGCTGTACACTAATCGGGAGTGCTCGGTGATCGCGCGCCGCCCGGTGGACTGCAGTGCCGTGGCGGTGATCCCGCAGTCCGCGCTGAACTACCCGTCAATATCGGTGGCGTTCGTGAAGGATTGGAACCCGTTGGCTCCGGTGGTAGTCGAGCGCACGGTGAAGAACGTCGGGGAGGCGACGGCGATGTACCGCGCCGAGGTCGACATGCCAGCGGGGAGCGCCGTGAACGTCACCGTTACGCCGAACGTGCTCTGGTTCGGCGGTAAAGTCCAGATGCAAAAATTCAAGGTGCTCGTGTTCCCGATCAAGGACAGCGCCACGGCGGTGCAGGGCGCCATCCGGTGGGTGTCGGACACGCACACCGTGAGGAGTCCGGTTTCGGCCACCTTCCCCTCACGCTAG